Proteins encoded by one window of Dyella humicola:
- a CDS encoding aspartyl/asparaginyl beta-hydroxylase domain-containing protein, with protein sequence MILAPRLVLLLLLSLFVLCVLLVHLRGRSRLRFDRQLVDHSAVFAPYNLLMYAFSAVPARPILDRRGFPQLDLLQANWQTIREEAMHLFDEGYIRAAEKNNDASFNSFFKQGWKRFYLKWYGEPLASAETLCPKTVALLNSIPSVKAAMFALLPPGSKLNPHRDPFAGSLRYHLGLITPNSEDCRIFVDGEMHSWGDGKDVVFDETYVHWAENRTDQTRVILFADVERPLRTRWMNAINHRVGAFMGKITASPNTESPEEKTGFVNRVFALNQRSRERNRAFKRKHPKLFRATKYLGMLVLIWLIFLAPWPFFR encoded by the coding sequence ATGATTCTTGCCCCACGCCTAGTTCTGCTGCTCCTGTTGTCGCTGTTTGTACTGTGTGTCCTGCTGGTGCACCTGCGCGGCCGCAGCCGGCTGCGCTTCGACCGCCAGCTGGTGGATCACTCGGCGGTGTTCGCGCCGTACAACCTGCTGATGTACGCGTTTTCAGCCGTACCGGCGCGACCGATCCTCGACCGCCGCGGTTTTCCTCAGCTCGATCTGCTGCAGGCCAACTGGCAGACCATTCGCGAAGAGGCCATGCATCTGTTCGACGAGGGCTACATCCGCGCCGCCGAAAAGAACAACGACGCCAGCTTCAACAGTTTTTTCAAGCAGGGCTGGAAGCGCTTCTATCTCAAGTGGTACGGCGAACCGCTGGCCTCCGCCGAAACCCTGTGCCCGAAGACGGTCGCCCTGCTCAATTCGATTCCGAGCGTGAAGGCGGCGATGTTCGCCCTGCTTCCGCCGGGCAGCAAGCTCAATCCGCATCGCGACCCGTTTGCCGGCTCATTGCGCTATCACCTGGGCCTGATCACACCTAATTCGGAAGACTGCCGCATCTTCGTCGACGGTGAAATGCACAGCTGGGGCGACGGCAAGGACGTGGTGTTCGATGAGACTTACGTGCATTGGGCAGAAAACCGCACGGACCAGACTCGCGTGATCCTGTTTGCCGATGTGGAACGTCCGCTTCGCACGCGCTGGATGAATGCGATCAATCATCGCGTGGGCGCCTTCATGGGCAAGATCACCGCCTCGCCCAACACCGAGTCACCCGAAGAGAAGACTGGTTTCGTCAACCGCGTATTCGCTCTCAACCAGCGCAGCCGAGAGCGTAACCGCGCATTCAAGCGCAAGCACCCCAAGCTGTTTCGCGCGACCAAGTATCTGGGCATGCTAGTGCTGATCTGGTTGATCTTCCTGGCGCCTTGGCCGTTCTTCCGCTGA
- a CDS encoding class I SAM-dependent methyltransferase produces the protein MTLRAFIYRHRIIGKRVISWASRTLPAPAARRLKALAERVAFTLTPQYQGDTLPAIFHYWSARYLGPVAARLGINSPEAFYFGQILKAARSGAHPVRVLSLGTGAASMEIDLAEQLRDASVQVEMTCVDFNPALMRSANESARARGLGQSIRFETFDCNVPFEYHAQDIIIVNQFFHHVTELETFCRSLRASLADDGILLSSDIIGRNGHQLWPDVETEIQDVWPTLTPEQQFDRHFDNRLDRYRPIDHAAYSNEGVRAQDVVPCLLGEFDFELFFTFGGAIMPFIERRIGFNFSPEVEQDRAVIDRVQAIDAEAIAEGRYPTANMIAALRHKGRAPQPNYSPLSPQRHVELTREQQAKL, from the coding sequence GTGACACTCCGGGCCTTTATTTATCGCCACCGCATCATTGGCAAGCGTGTCATCTCGTGGGCATCGCGGACGCTTCCTGCACCTGCCGCACGCCGTCTCAAGGCACTTGCCGAACGGGTGGCCTTTACCTTGACCCCCCAATACCAGGGCGACACGCTACCGGCCATCTTCCACTACTGGTCAGCGCGATATCTCGGGCCCGTGGCCGCTCGACTGGGCATTAATTCGCCCGAGGCCTTCTATTTTGGGCAAATCCTCAAGGCGGCACGATCCGGCGCGCATCCCGTGCGCGTGCTGAGCCTCGGCACGGGAGCGGCGAGCATGGAGATCGACCTCGCCGAGCAGTTGCGTGACGCGTCCGTGCAAGTCGAGATGACTTGTGTGGACTTCAATCCGGCACTGATGCGCAGCGCCAATGAATCAGCGCGTGCGCGTGGACTTGGCCAATCGATCCGTTTCGAGACGTTCGACTGTAACGTCCCTTTCGAGTATCACGCACAAGACATCATCATCGTTAACCAGTTCTTTCATCACGTGACGGAATTGGAGACGTTCTGCCGATCACTTCGCGCCTCGCTTGCCGACGATGGCATTTTGCTTAGCTCCGACATCATTGGCCGCAATGGCCACCAGCTGTGGCCGGACGTCGAGACGGAAATACAGGATGTCTGGCCCACGCTGACGCCCGAGCAACAGTTTGATCGGCACTTCGACAACCGCCTGGACCGCTATCGACCCATCGACCACGCCGCCTACTCGAACGAAGGAGTGCGGGCCCAGGACGTGGTGCCTTGTCTGCTGGGGGAGTTCGACTTTGAACTGTTTTTCACGTTCGGTGGAGCGATCATGCCGTTCATCGAGCGCCGTATCGGCTTCAATTTCTCGCCCGAGGTCGAACAGGATCGTGCCGTGATCGACCGGGTGCAGGCCATCGACGCCGAAGCCATTGCGGAAGGCCGCTATCCCACGGCGAATATGATCGCGGCCCTTCGCCACAAAGGCCGAGCCCCACAACCCAACTATTCACCGCTCAGCCCCCAGCGGCATGTCGAGCTGACCCGGGAACAACAGGCCAAGCTTTGA